A window of Bdellovibrio svalbardensis contains these coding sequences:
- a CDS encoding GTP cyclohydrolase, translating to MEKLSQALASKISHFQKRLQSFLENDFDPNSEEHERMRKEFESSRDSALVRGISQGLPEDHIDRAIVVFSRLAMVFEAGVLLENNDGEWKAQAAFSKGITELLKNPSKATIKIPSVNLMTVLKTDAYSMLQKLNLNHLDPENKTACLLIKVSPDFALLLFSDLPDLWLKEHTENVRRALINGFAD from the coding sequence ATGGAGAAGCTCTCTCAAGCATTAGCATCTAAGATTTCACATTTTCAAAAAAGACTTCAATCATTCCTGGAAAATGATTTTGATCCAAATTCTGAAGAACACGAGCGCATGCGCAAGGAGTTCGAATCTTCCCGTGATAGCGCCCTGGTGCGTGGAATTTCCCAGGGTCTTCCTGAAGATCATATTGATCGCGCGATCGTGGTCTTCTCACGCTTGGCCATGGTATTTGAAGCCGGCGTATTATTGGAAAATAATGACGGCGAATGGAAAGCTCAAGCGGCCTTCAGCAAAGGCATCACGGAACTTCTAAAGAATCCTTCAAAGGCCACTATCAAAATTCCATCAGTCAATTTGATGACTGTATTGAAGACGGATGCCTACTCCATGTTGCAAAAACTGAACTTGAACCATCTGGATCCGGAAAACAAAACAGCCTGCTTGCTGATCAAGGTCTCTCCGGATTTTGCTTTATTGCTTTTTTCGGATCTGCCAGATCTTTGGTTGAAAGAGCACACTGAAAATGTTCGTCGTGCTTTGATCAACGGATTTGCAGACTAA
- a CDS encoding methyl-accepting chemotaxis protein: MSKSHSIQVKLAVPIILIALIVFTAMNFLVAQNSLRTAKAEAIDKTVATAHAYANEMRLELEKGFDISRTMAHQLQAFKAHGYTSRDPVHATLFEVLERNKFLIGAWTGWEPNAWDGKDAQFAGTKGTDQTGRFVPYLNWEGGKASLTPLLAYDKPGDGDYYLVPKARMKETLVEPYLYQIDGKMVLMTSAVVPVTVDGKFLGVAGVDLPLKEVQKQASMVKPFATSEAFLITSKNNYASHPDEKLITKEANFPFEQEKFRKAISNGEELVLSGEDPQFKEEYLYVATPMKLAGTDEPWTLVIRTPLKTVMAGVYNMIWTQVIIALAGTLILLAAVLLMAKYISKSIGVLSNRLHESGEQVNGAIHQLSLAGQNLSESASSSAASLEETVASLEEMSSMVRMNSENAKQAASLSASTSEAAVKGEMEMTALLHSMKEISDSSKKIEEIINVIDDIAFQTNLLALNASVEAARAGEQGKGFAVVADAVRTLAQRSAVAAKDITDLIKESVDKIERGTVNADRSGAVLKSIVQSVKKVSDLNLEISTASEEQSAGIQQISKAMNQLDQSVQTNAASSEEIAGTASEISSQAQVMKGATDEMSLFVYGEVQDSQLKSAA; the protein is encoded by the coding sequence ATGAGCAAGAGTCATTCCATTCAAGTTAAACTAGCTGTACCAATCATCTTGATTGCTTTGATTGTTTTCACAGCCATGAATTTCTTGGTGGCACAAAATAGTTTAAGAACGGCGAAGGCAGAAGCCATCGACAAGACTGTTGCCACAGCTCACGCTTATGCCAATGAAATGAGACTCGAGCTGGAGAAAGGCTTCGATATCTCCAGAACGATGGCTCACCAGCTTCAAGCCTTTAAAGCTCATGGTTATACCTCTCGCGATCCAGTGCATGCGACACTTTTTGAAGTCTTGGAAAGAAATAAATTTCTTATTGGCGCGTGGACTGGCTGGGAGCCGAATGCATGGGATGGCAAAGATGCTCAGTTCGCGGGAACAAAAGGTACGGATCAAACCGGACGCTTTGTGCCGTACTTGAATTGGGAAGGCGGCAAGGCTTCTTTAACGCCATTGTTAGCTTATGATAAACCCGGTGATGGTGATTACTATCTTGTGCCGAAAGCGCGCATGAAAGAGACATTGGTTGAGCCGTATCTTTATCAAATTGACGGCAAAATGGTTTTGATGACATCGGCTGTGGTTCCTGTAACGGTTGATGGAAAATTCTTGGGTGTTGCGGGAGTGGATTTGCCATTGAAGGAAGTGCAAAAGCAAGCCTCAATGGTAAAACCGTTTGCGACATCTGAAGCTTTCTTGATTACGTCCAAAAATAATTATGCGTCTCATCCAGATGAAAAGCTGATCACCAAAGAAGCGAATTTCCCGTTTGAGCAAGAGAAATTCCGTAAAGCCATCTCAAATGGTGAAGAGTTGGTGTTGTCAGGAGAAGACCCGCAATTTAAAGAAGAATATCTTTATGTCGCGACACCTATGAAACTGGCTGGTACTGATGAGCCATGGACTCTAGTTATCCGCACGCCGCTAAAGACAGTAATGGCCGGTGTTTACAATATGATTTGGACCCAGGTGATCATTGCATTGGCAGGAACTTTGATCCTGTTGGCTGCGGTCTTGTTGATGGCGAAATACATTTCAAAATCAATTGGTGTTCTGTCAAATCGATTGCATGAATCCGGTGAGCAGGTCAATGGAGCGATTCATCAGCTTTCATTGGCGGGTCAGAACCTGTCAGAGTCGGCGAGTTCTTCGGCCGCGTCCCTTGAGGAGACTGTCGCTTCATTGGAAGAGATGAGTTCAATGGTTCGAATGAATTCAGAGAATGCCAAGCAAGCGGCATCTTTATCAGCGTCAACTTCCGAAGCGGCTGTGAAGGGCGAAATGGAAATGACGGCGCTCTTGCACTCAATGAAAGAGATTTCTGATTCTTCGAAGAAAATTGAAGAGATTATCAATGTGATTGATGACATTGCTTTCCAGACCAATCTCCTTGCATTGAACGCGTCTGTTGAGGCGGCAAGAGCGGGTGAGCAAGGAAAAGGATTTGCCGTGGTGGCTGATGCAGTTCGCACCTTGGCACAAAGATCCGCTGTTGCGGCGAAAGATATTACCGATTTGATCAAAGAGTCTGTCGATAAGATCGAGCGCGGCACTGTGAATGCTGACAGATCCGGCGCTGTTTTGAAGTCCATCGTACAATCTGTTAAGAAAGTCTCTGATTTGAATCTGGAGATCTCAACGGCCAGTGAAGAACAATCTGCCGGAATTCAGCAGATTTCAAAAGCGATGAATCAATTGGATCAGTCGGTGCAAACGAATGCGGCTTCCTCTGAGGAAATCGCGGGTACAGCCAGCGAGATCAGCAGCCAGGCGCAAGTGATGAAGGGTGCAACCGATGAGATGAGCTTGTTCGTTTACGGAGAAGTTCAGGATTCTCAATTGAAGTCTGCAGCTTAA
- the nusB gene encoding transcription antitermination factor NusB: MKTTARRQARELALQILFQTEFAPQISIQTFLSVFEHSLDPEVIHYADLLVTGVTQNKAAIDSKIQAASAHWKVERMATIDRNILRVAVFEMRLSSELIKENIAINEAVEIAKKYGTSDSASFVNGLLDQVGKGH; the protein is encoded by the coding sequence ATGAAAACGACAGCAAGACGACAAGCCCGAGAACTCGCGCTCCAAATCCTCTTTCAAACTGAGTTCGCCCCGCAAATTAGCATTCAGACATTTTTGTCTGTCTTCGAGCACAGCCTTGATCCTGAAGTGATCCATTACGCGGATCTTCTCGTTACTGGCGTGACCCAAAACAAAGCGGCAATTGACTCAAAAATTCAAGCGGCCAGCGCCCACTGGAAAGTGGAACGTATGGCAACGATTGATCGTAACATTTTGCGTGTTGCGGTTTTCGAGATGAGACTTTCTTCTGAACTCATCAAAGAAAACATTGCGATCAATGAAGCCGTGGAAATTGCCAAAAAATACGGAACTTCTGATTCAGCCAGCTTCGTAAACGGCCTTCTTGACCAAGTCGGCAAGGGTCACTAA
- a CDS encoding pyruvate, water dikinase regulatory protein, with protein sequence MDGSDNKTYTVYILSDSTGETAATMIRAALVQYSTKDINIIRCKNVRTEAQAEAVVEECFERRGMLAYTVASEGLRNKIRELASGKGIPYYDLLGPLLGTLDTFFGEHSESTVGALRAVDERYFKRIEAIEYTVKHDDGKTFAELDKADIVLVGISRTSKTPLSIFLSHKGWKVANVPLVLNTPLPEELFKVDQRRVVGLIIDMESLQRIRKSRLEKFGQDPGGSYASMANIAKEIEYAEGIFKQNRRWPVFNVTERALEETASEIVRIIAARLGLPDSVIF encoded by the coding sequence ATGGACGGCAGCGACAACAAAACCTACACGGTTTACATTTTGTCAGACAGTACTGGTGAAACGGCAGCAACGATGATTCGTGCTGCTCTGGTGCAATACTCCACAAAAGATATCAATATCATCCGTTGTAAAAATGTTCGCACGGAAGCACAGGCCGAGGCTGTTGTTGAAGAATGCTTCGAACGACGCGGAATGCTGGCCTACACTGTCGCGAGTGAAGGTCTTAGAAATAAAATCCGCGAGCTCGCTTCGGGCAAAGGTATTCCCTATTACGATCTTTTAGGCCCCCTATTAGGCACTCTCGATACTTTCTTCGGCGAACACTCCGAATCCACAGTCGGAGCTTTGCGTGCAGTGGATGAACGATACTTCAAGCGTATTGAAGCTATCGAGTACACAGTAAAGCACGATGACGGAAAAACTTTTGCAGAACTGGATAAGGCCGACATTGTTCTGGTCGGAATCTCGCGGACAAGTAAAACACCTCTATCAATCTTTCTTAGCCACAAAGGCTGGAAGGTCGCCAACGTACCGCTCGTTTTGAACACTCCTCTGCCTGAGGAGCTTTTCAAAGTTGATCAACGTCGCGTAGTCGGTCTGATCATCGATATGGAATCGCTTCAGCGCATTCGCAAAAGTCGTTTGGAAAAATTCGGCCAAGATCCCGGAGGTTCTTACGCCTCCATGGCCAATATCGCCAAAGAAATCGAATACGCGGAAGGAATTTTCAAACAGAACCGTCGCTGGCCGGTATTCAATGTCACGGAACGTGCTTTGGAGGAAACTGCGAGTGAAATCGTCCGTATCATCGCAGCTCGGTTAGGGCTTCCCGACAGTGTGATCTTCTAG
- a CDS encoding LysR family transcriptional regulator → MKNLYQLTTFVTVIAEGSMTAAADKLYLTQPAVSQQIRNLEEDLGVELLVRGVRSIKATPQGEVLYEYAKKIIHLTQQAEIAIKSIGNQMKGQLRIGTLNSIGLQLMSPIVGRLMRHNPDLMLKIEYDRGEELIKAFKKSVYDIIILPEVKTEFNADLENCEQKFLLKEEMWLVGSNKDEKMPNQIQSKDLGAFPLVNFTEEFPHFNQLLSEKLQNATNSQVIFESSNVGTLKRVIESGLGWGFLPAHAIKKQVRSGRVNRVYVKDLHYELDLMFYYKKNSDTKALAEVFYQTLFQQEKA, encoded by the coding sequence ATGAAGAATCTTTATCAACTGACAACCTTTGTGACCGTTATTGCTGAAGGAAGTATGACCGCAGCTGCCGATAAGCTTTATCTCACTCAGCCGGCGGTCAGCCAGCAGATCCGCAATCTAGAGGAAGATCTAGGAGTTGAATTGCTGGTTCGTGGGGTTCGTTCAATCAAGGCCACTCCGCAAGGGGAAGTTTTGTATGAATACGCCAAAAAGATCATTCATCTGACCCAACAAGCTGAGATTGCGATTAAATCCATCGGCAATCAGATGAAGGGACAACTTCGCATTGGAACTTTGAACTCAATCGGATTGCAGTTGATGAGCCCTATCGTTGGGCGCTTGATGAGACACAACCCGGATTTGATGCTGAAGATTGAGTATGATCGCGGTGAAGAACTGATCAAGGCTTTCAAGAAGTCCGTCTACGACATCATCATCCTGCCGGAAGTGAAAACAGAGTTTAATGCGGACCTTGAAAACTGCGAGCAGAAGTTTCTCTTAAAAGAAGAGATGTGGCTGGTGGGCTCTAATAAAGACGAGAAGATGCCAAACCAGATTCAATCAAAGGATTTGGGTGCTTTCCCATTGGTGAATTTCACTGAAGAATTTCCTCACTTTAATCAGCTTCTTTCAGAGAAGCTGCAAAATGCAACGAACTCCCAGGTGATCTTTGAATCTTCGAATGTGGGAACATTGAAGCGTGTCATTGAATCCGGTTTGGGTTGGGGTTTCCTGCCTGCGCATGCGATTAAAAAGCAGGTGCGATCAGGGCGTGTGAATCGAGTCTATGTGAAGGACTTGCACTATGAGTTGGACTTGATGTTTTATTATAAAAAGAATTCAGACACCAAGGCCTTGGCCGAGGTTTTCTATCAAACGTTGTTCCAACAGGAAAAGGCTTAG